In the genome of Thunnus maccoyii chromosome 15, fThuMac1.1, whole genome shotgun sequence, one region contains:
- the LOC121913407 gene encoding immunoglobulin kappa light chain-like — protein sequence MTLISVLIWTLLCCCFTGSSGQITVTQSPGSQSVVPGQTVSIRCKTSSNAYSNLHWYLQKPGEAPKLLIYAATNLQPGVSDRFSGSGYGTDFTLTISGVQAEDAAVYYCQSRHYINSQNVSSGQITVTQSPGSQSVVPGQTVSIKCKTSSNVDSLLSWYRQKSGEAPKLLIYWATNLQPGVSDRFSGSGYGTDYTLTISGVQAEDSGVYYCQQSYSSPFTQ from the exons atgactttgatctccgtcctcatctggactctcctctgctgctgcttcacag gttcatcaggacaaatcactgtgactcagtctcctggatctcagtctgttgttccaggacagactgtctccatcagatgtaaaaccagttcaaATGCTTATAGCAACCTCCACTGGTACCTTCAAAAAcctggagaagctcctaaactcctgatttatgCAGCTACAAACCTtcagcctggagtttcagatcGTTTTAGTGGAAGTGGATACGgcactgacttcactctgaccatcagtggagttcaggctgaagatgcagcagtttattactgtcagagtcgtcactatatcaacagtcagaatgtg tcatcaggacaaatcactgtgactcagtctcctggatctcagtctgttgttccaggacagactgtctccatcaaATGTAAAACCAGTTCAAATGTTGATAGCCTCCTCAGCTGGTACCGTCAGAAAtctggagaagctcctaaactcctgatttattGGGCTACAAACCTtcagcctggagtttcagatcGTTTTAGTGGAAGTGGATATGGGACTGACtacactctgaccatcagtggagttcaggctgaagattcaggagtttattactgtcagcagaGTTACAGCAGCCcgttcacacagtga